The sequence ACAACTCACCCCGCCAAAAGTACCGATATTGAACAGCGGCAATTCGCCCTCGAACAGCCGGGGCACATGGCTTCGGATCGAATGCGCATCATAGAGCACTACCCGCTCATGCCGCACCCTCAGCCGCGCAATTTCCCCCGTCAGCGCCGCATGATAGGGCACGAACCAGCCTTGGGTCCGCCGGGCGACCTCCGTCTCATCGGGCACGGCCCCCGCATAAAGCGGCTCCCCATCGAAAGTCGTCGTCGGGCACAATTCCGTCGTAGCCTGCCCCGGATAGAGCGAAGCCCCGGACGGGTCACGGTTCACATCGACAACGCTCCGCGAAACCGCCGTCCGCACGACCGTCACGTCCAGATCGCGGGCAAAGGCGTAAAGCCGATCCACCCACCAATCCGCATCCCACAGCGCCAGTTCGGGCGAACGGAAATCCGCCTCCACATCGGCAAGATCGGTTCCGCTATGGGGCAAGGCGACGATCAAGGGCGCCTCGCCTGGAGTGACTTCCAGCCAGCTCATCCAACCAAGCCCGGCAGAGCCAGCCCTGCCGCCTCTATCACCGCGCCGGATCGCACCAGCCGATTGGCGATCTCCATATCCGGATGGAAATGCCGGTCCTCCTCCAGATGCGGCACCTCGGCGCGCAGCCGCGCCCGCACAGCCTCCAACGCGTCGGAGGAGGCCAAGGGCGCATGGAAATCGCAACCCTGCGCCGCCGCCAGATATTCGATGCCGATCACGCCTTCGGCATTCTCCACCATCTCCGCCAATCGCCGCGCCCCATGCGCCGCCATCGACACATGATCCTCCTGATTGGCGGATGTCGGGATGGAATCCACGCTCGCCGGAAAGGCCCGTTGCTTGTTTTCGGAAACCAGAGCCGCCGCCGTCACCTGCGGGATCATGAAGCCGCTGTTCAACCCCGGCCGGGGCGTCAGAAAGGCGGGCAGTCCCGACAGGGCCGGATCGACCAGCATCGCGATCCGCCGCTCGGCTATGGACCCGATCTCGCACACCGCCATGGCGATCATGTCGGCGGCAAAGGCCACCGGCTCCGCATGGAAATTGCCGCCCGACAAAGCCTCATCCGTCTCCGCGAAGATCAGCGGATTGTCGGATACCCCATTGGCCTCCGTCTCCAGAATCACGGCGGCGGACCGCATCACATCCAGCGCCGCGCCCATCACCTGCGGCTGGCAGCGCAGGCAATAGGGATCCTGCACCCGCGGATCGTCCGCCCGATGCGAAGCGCGAATGGCCGACCCCGCCATCAACGCGGCCAGGGCTTCCCCTACCGCGATCTGCCCCGCATGCCGCCGCAACCGATGGATACGCGGATCGAAAGGGGCATCGGTCCCCTTGGCCGCCTCGGTCGAGAGCGCTCCGGTCACCAGCGCGGTCCGGAACAACCGATCCGCCCCGAACAACCCCGCCAAGGCATTGGCGGTGGAAAATTGCGTCCCGTTGAGCAGCGCCAACCCCTCTTTCGGTCCCAACTCCAGCGGCGTCAGTGCAGCCCGCGCCAAAGCCTCCGCAGCAGGCAAACGCTTGTCCTCGACCCAAATCTCACCCACCCCGATCATCGCGGCGGTCATATGCGCCAGCGGGGCCAGATCGCCGCTCGCTCCTACCGATCCCTGCGCCGGCACAACCGGAGTCAGCCCCCGCGCCAGCATCGTCTCCAGCAAGGCCACGGTCTGCGGCCTGATCCCCGAAGCCCCCTGCGCCAGACTCGCCAGCTTCAACGCCATCATCAGCCGCACCACCGGCACAGGGGAGGGGAGGCCTGTCCCGGCCGCATGACTGAGCACGATATTGCGTTGAAGCGCCGCCAGATCCTCATCCCCGATCTTCACGCTCGCCAGCTTCCCGAAGCCGGTATTGATCCCGTAAACCGGCTCATGCCGCGCCAATATGCGTTCGACCGCCGCCGCCCCCGCCGCGATCCGGGGTGCGGATGCCGGGTCCAGCCCGACTGCCGCGCCCTCATGGATCGCCCGCCATTGCCCCAGCGAAACCTCGCCCGGAATGAGCATCATCGTCCTCTCCAGATACGGGCATGGAGCGGATTATACCCCATGCGATACACCAGCTCGGCAGGCCGCTCTATGTCCCAGATCGCGAGATCGCAGCTCTTGCCGACCTCCAAAGTCCCGACCCGGTCGAGCAACCCCAAAGCCCGCGCCGCCTCCCGCGTCACCCCGGCCAGACATTCCTCGACGGTCAGCCGGAACAGGGTCGCCCCCATATTCATCGCCAACAGCAGCGATGTCAGCGGCGAAGTCCCCGGATTGCAGTCGGTCGCCAGCGCCATAGGCACCCCCGCCCGCCGCAGCGCGTCAACGGGCGGCGCCTTGCTATCGCGCATGAAGTAGAAGGCTCCCGGCAACAGCACCGCCACCGTTCCGGCCCGCGCCATGGCGGCCACGCCCGCCTCGTCCAGATGCTCCAGATGATCCGCCGACAAGGCCCCATGCCGGGCCGCCAGTTCCGCGCCATGCAGGTTGGACAATTGCTCCGCATGCAACTTCACCGGCAAGCCAAGCCGCCGCGCCGCCGCGAACAACCGCCCGATCTGGGCAGGCGAAAAGCCGATCCCCTCGCAAAAGCCATCCACCGCGTCGGCCAGCGGCGCCACCGCTGGCAAGACCCGCTCGATCAGCAGATCGACATAGCCCTCCGCATCCCCGGCAAATTCCGGCGGAATCGCATGCGCGCCCAGAAAAGTCGTAGCGACTGACACAGGCCGTGCTTCCCCCAAGCGCCGCGCCGCGCGCAGCATCTTCGCTTCATTCTCAAGGTCCAGCCCATAGCCCGACTTCACCTCGACCGTGGTGACGCCTTCGGCCATCAGCGCGTCCAGCCGGGGCAGGGCGCTCGCCACCAGCGCATCCTCGCTCGCTTCGCGCGTGGCCCGCATGGTGGAGACAATCCCGCCCCCAGCCCGCGCAATCTCCTCATAGCTGGCCCCGGCGAGCCGCATCTCGAACTCAGCCGCCCGATCGCCGCCATGCACCAGATGGGTGTGGCAATCGATCAGTCCCGGCGTGATCCAACGCCCGGCGCAGTCGATGACTTCCACCGCGTCCGGCGCGTCCCCGGCAGGTCCGGCATAGCAGATCAGACCCCCGCGCACGCCCACCGCGCCGCCCTCGATCACTGGCACGTCACCCCGCAAGGTCGCGATCCGCGCATGGGTCCAGACTCTATCGCAGGGAGGGGGCATCGTCATTTCCCACTGGCATCGACTCAATAATGTATATACTTAAATGCGTACTATCACCATTGTCCAGAGAAGGAAGAGAATGGCGCTCTGGTTCGAACAGGCCTTGCTCCCCGAAGGCTGGCGCAGCGGCGTCCGCATCACCCTGAGCGGCGGCCAGATCGCGACCATCACCCCCGACACCAGCCCCGCACCTGAAGACGAACGCCACGGCCCTGCCTTCGCAGGCTTGCCCAATGTCCACAGCCACGCCTTTCAGCGCGCCATGGCGGGCCTCACCGAGAGGGCGGGGGCGGGCAAAGACAGCTTCTGGACCTGGCGCGAGGCGATGTACCGCTTTGTCGATCGCCTCGATCCCGATGGCCTGCATGCCATCGCCGCGCTGGCCTATGCCGAAATGCTGGAAAGCGGCTTCACCAGCGTCGGGGAGTTTCACTATCTCCACCACGACCCTAGCGGCGTCCCTTATGCCAACCCCGCCGCCATGGCCGAAGCAATTGCGGAAGCCGCCCAGGAGACGGGCATGGCGCTGACCCTGCTCCCGGTCTTCTACGCCCATTCCGACTTCGGCGGCGCGCGCCCGACGACAAGCCAACGCCGCTTCCTCCACAGCCGGGACAGTTTTTCCCGCCTGATGGAAGCCCTCAAGCCCCTCGACGCGATATTGGGCGTGGCGCCCCACAGCCTCCGCGCCGTCACGCCTGAAGAACTGGCGGACGTCACAATTCTTGCGCCGGACGGGCCCATCCATATCCACATCGCTGAACAGCGTGCCGAGGTCGAAGCCTGCCTCGCCTGGAGCGGCCAGCGCCCGGTCGAATGGCTGATGGATCACGCCCCGGTCGACCGCCGCTGGTGCCTCGTCCACGCCACTCACGTCACCGACAGCGAACTTGGCCCCGTCGCGAAAAGCGGCGCCACTGTCGGCCTATGCCCCATCACCGAAGCCAATCTGGGCGATGGCCTCTTCCCCGCCCGATCCTTCCTCGCCCAGGGCGGCCGGATCGGCATAGGCTCCGATTCCAACGTCGAAATCGACGCCGCCGCCGAACTGCGCCTTCTGGAATATGGCCAGCGCTTGATCCATCAGGGCCGTAACCTACTCACAGCCCCAGGCCAATCCACCGGCGCCAGCCTCTACCATCATGCCCAAAGTGGCGCTCAGGCGTTGGGCCACGTCCCCGCAGCCCTCACCCCCGGCGCCCGCGCCGACATCGTGACCCTCCGCCGCGATAACCCCGCCACCGCAGCCCGCTCAGGCGATCATCTGCTCGATAGCTGGATCTTCGCCCGCGCCGACATTGATAGCGTCTGGTGCGCCGGCAAGAAGCGGGTTAGCGCGGGCCTCCACCACGCCCGCCCCGCCATAGAGGCGCGTTACACCCAATTGCTCAAGGCTCTGCTCGATTGACCCGTCCCCAGACAGACGCGCTCCACAGCCGCATCCGCCGCGACATAGAAGGCCGCATCATGTCGGGGCAATGGCGTCCCGGCCACCGCATCCCCTACGAGCATGAGTGGATGGAGACCTATGGCTGCTCCCGCATGACGGTGAACAAAGCGCTGCGCTCGCTGGTGCAATCGGGCCTGCTCGAAAGCCGCAAG is a genomic window of Sphingobium sp. TKS containing:
- the hutI gene encoding imidazolonepropionase, whose product is MPPPCDRVWTHARIATLRGDVPVIEGGAVGVRGGLICYAGPAGDAPDAVEVIDCAGRWITPGLIDCHTHLVHGGDRAAEFEMRLAGASYEEIARAGGGIVSTMRATREASEDALVASALPRLDALMAEGVTTVEVKSGYGLDLENEAKMLRAARRLGEARPVSVATTFLGAHAIPPEFAGDAEGYVDLLIERVLPAVAPLADAVDGFCEGIGFSPAQIGRLFAAARRLGLPVKLHAEQLSNLHGAELAARHGALSADHLEHLDEAGVAAMARAGTVAVLLPGAFYFMRDSKAPPVDALRRAGVPMALATDCNPGTSPLTSLLLAMNMGATLFRLTVEECLAGVTREAARALGLLDRVGTLEVGKSCDLAIWDIERPAELVYRMGYNPLHARIWRGR
- a CDS encoding formimidoylglutamate deiminase; translated protein: MALWFEQALLPEGWRSGVRITLSGGQIATITPDTSPAPEDERHGPAFAGLPNVHSHAFQRAMAGLTERAGAGKDSFWTWREAMYRFVDRLDPDGLHAIAALAYAEMLESGFTSVGEFHYLHHDPSGVPYANPAAMAEAIAEAAQETGMALTLLPVFYAHSDFGGARPTTSQRRFLHSRDSFSRLMEALKPLDAILGVAPHSLRAVTPEELADVTILAPDGPIHIHIAEQRAEVEACLAWSGQRPVEWLMDHAPVDRRWCLVHATHVTDSELGPVAKSGATVGLCPITEANLGDGLFPARSFLAQGGRIGIGSDSNVEIDAAAELRLLEYGQRLIHQGRNLLTAPGQSTGASLYHHAQSGAQALGHVPAALTPGARADIVTLRRDNPATAARSGDHLLDSWIFARADIDSVWCAGKKRVSAGLHHARPAIEARYTQLLKALLD
- the hutH gene encoding histidine ammonia-lyase; amino-acid sequence: MMLIPGEVSLGQWRAIHEGAAVGLDPASAPRIAAGAAAVERILARHEPVYGINTGFGKLASVKIGDEDLAALQRNIVLSHAAGTGLPSPVPVVRLMMALKLASLAQGASGIRPQTVALLETMLARGLTPVVPAQGSVGASGDLAPLAHMTAAMIGVGEIWVEDKRLPAAEALARAALTPLELGPKEGLALLNGTQFSTANALAGLFGADRLFRTALVTGALSTEAAKGTDAPFDPRIHRLRRHAGQIAVGEALAALMAGSAIRASHRADDPRVQDPYCLRCQPQVMGAALDVMRSAAVILETEANGVSDNPLIFAETDEALSGGNFHAEPVAFAADMIAMAVCEIGSIAERRIAMLVDPALSGLPAFLTPRPGLNSGFMIPQVTAAALVSENKQRAFPASVDSIPTSANQEDHVSMAAHGARRLAEMVENAEGVIGIEYLAAAQGCDFHAPLASSDALEAVRARLRAEVPHLEEDRHFHPDMEIANRLVRSGAVIEAAGLALPGLVG
- the hutG gene encoding N-formylglutamate deformylase, with amino-acid sequence MSWLEVTPGEAPLIVALPHSGTDLADVEADFRSPELALWDADWWVDRLYAFARDLDVTVVRTAVSRSVVDVNRDPSGASLYPGQATTELCPTTTFDGEPLYAGAVPDETEVARRTQGWFVPYHAALTGEIARLRVRHERVVLYDAHSIRSHVPRLFEGELPLFNIGTFGGVSCSPVLSAAVQEICAANGQSHVLNGRFKGGWTTRNYGEPDKGVHAIQMELAMRGYLDEAGAWPPVFDADYAAPMRAVLTKILRRCIRFAEAHG